One segment of Panicum virgatum strain AP13 chromosome 3K, P.virgatum_v5, whole genome shotgun sequence DNA contains the following:
- the LOC120699687 gene encoding uncharacterized protein LOC120699687 isoform X3: MACFADVTEPTKNAHGVVEERDPSYEEMLKHMVGRITTKPGGKPEMGDASVVQRYDRPLPKVRTSKADPGQSGSRQLPSGALNVQHIQEIIQLYQGKSSTHNGPMSVDDIASKFRVEASVVRNIVQFVSLPQDETAQKKEDF; this comes from the exons ATGGCG TGTTTCGCGGATGTCACAGAGCCAACAAAAAATGCCCATGGTGTAGTTGAGGAGCGTGATCCAAGTTACGAGGAGATGCTTAAGCACATGGTTGGGAGAATCACTACTAAGCCTGGAGGAAAACCAGAAATGGGTGAC GCTTCCGTCGTACAACGGTATGACAGGCCTCTCCCAAAGGTCAGAACATCAAAGGCTGACCCTGGGCAAAGCGGGAGCAGGCAGCTACCATCAGGAGCCCTGAACGTCCAGCACATCCAGGAGATCATCCAGCTGTACCAGGGCAAGTCCAGCACCCACAATGGTCCCATGAGCGTGGACGACATCGCCTCGAAGTTCAGGGTGGAAGCCTCCGTCGTCCGGAACATCGTGCAGTTTGTCTCGTTGCCCCAGGACGAAACCGCCCAGAAGAAAGAGGACTTCTGA
- the LOC120699684 gene encoding acyl-CoA-binding domain-containing protein 6-like: protein MAAVQEPVPLGTASRNGIASEEPKLVVAENGKTVDVQDKEVCTEGLCSISAYDQWTPLSVSGQLPRPRYKHGAVVVQEKMYVFGGNHNGRYLGDIQVLDFKSLSWSKLEAKSQSGPSESAEAVSCAGHSLIPWGNKILCLAGHTREPTESLSVKEFDPQTCTWSTLRTYGSSPSSCGGQSVTLVGDTLVVFGGEGNGRSLLNDLHILDLETMTWDEFATTGTPSPRSEHAAACFAERYLLIFGGGSHSTCFSDLHVLDTQTTRATRCYSRTKSRHAGVSDTLVLNMSTYEWSVVAGLEARAPPTSEGSSLVMHTINGENFLVSFGGYSGRYSNQVYALKASLKPSVPFPQINEAGTNGIALVPPISEAANSSRKVIFEIEELQDKPGNKADTSKTAAQVVKGERNQIEDKLNQEQLQSLRLKQELANVERRNTELTEELHLVRDQISAEQERASKLEDEVSEIQEQLQKMDALEKEFKLLRGEIDSGFDTAAASTNQPPGGVGFWRWSG from the exons ATGGCG GCTGTACAAGAACCAGTGCCCCTTGGAACTGCTAGCCGCAACGGCATCGCCTCTGAGGAGCCTAAACTTGTCGTGGCAGAGAATGGGAAGACGGTTGATGTTCAGGACAAGGAAGTCTGCACGGAAGGCCTCTGCTCCATAAGTGCTTATGATCAGTGGACGCCTCTCTCTGTCTCGGGGCAGCTTCCAAGACCCCGCTACAAG CATGGAGCTGTTGTGGTTCAGGAGAAGATGTATGTCTTTGGTGGCAATCACAATGGCCGTTACCTTGGCGACATTCAG GTTCTGGATTTCAAAAGTCTTTCATGGTCAAAGCTGGAAGCTAAATCACAATCAGGACCTTCAGAATCAGCTGAAGCGGTTTCATGTGCTGGTCATTCACTG ATTCCATGGGGAAATAAGATCCTATGTCTTGCAGGACATACCAGGGAACCTACAGAAAGTCTCAGTG TTAAAGAATttgatccacaaacatgcacttGGTCAACCTTGCGTACTTATGGAAGCTCACCG AGCTCATGTGGTGGTCAATCAGTGACTCTTGTTGGCGATACATTGGTTGTGTTTGGCGGTGAAGGTAACGGGAGATCTCTTTTGAATGATCTTCACATTCTTGATCTCGAGACCATGACTTGGGATGAATTTGCGACCAC AGGTACTCCTTCTCCAAGATCAGAGCATGCTGCTGCTTGCTTTGCAGAGCGGTATCTTCTGATATTTGGTGGGGGATCTCATTCTACATGTTTCAGTGACCTGCACGTCCTCGACACCCAGACA ACCAGAGCAACAAGGTGTTACTCCAGAACCAAGAGCAGGCATGCAG GTGTCTCGGATACTCTTGTACTTAACATGTCTACTTATGAATGGTCAGTTGTCGCTGGTCTTGAGGCCCGTGCACCCCCAACAAGTGAG GGCTCGAGTTTAGTAATGCACACGATTAATGGAGAAAATTTTCTGGTGTCATTTGGAGGATACAGTGGGCGTTATAGTAATCAG gtTTATGCCCTCAAGGCAAGTCTAAAACCAAGTGTCCCATTTCCACAAATAAACGAAGCTGGGACAAATGGCATTGCCCTCGTACCCCCCATATCTGAAGCAGCAAATTCTAGTAGGAAAGTCATATTTGAAATCGAGGAACTTCAAGATAAG CCTGGCAATAAGGCAGATACCAGCAAAACCGCAGCACAAGTAGTTAAGGGTGAAAGAAACCAAATAGAGGACAAACTTAACCAAGAGCAGTTGCAGAGTCTTCGCCTGAAGCAGGAACTAGCTAATGTGGAGAGAAGAAATACAGAACTTACTGAG GAGCTCCACTTAGTTCGAGATCAAATTTCTGCCGAACAAGAGAGGGCTTCCAAACTTGAG GATGAGGTTTCAGAGATTCAAGAACAGCTACAGAAGATGGATGCCCTAGAAAAGGAGTTTAAATTGCTTCGTGGTGAAATAGACTCTGGGTTTGacacagcagcagcaagtaCAAACCAACCGCCCGGTGGTGTGGGATTCTGGAGGTGGAGTGGATGA
- the LOC120699687 gene encoding leiomodin-2-like isoform X1, producing MGQALRRASGRVRPPTPAPSPPARPPPPPPPRAPPAAAGGAPTNGDVTEPTKNAHGVVEERDPSYEEMLKHMVGRITTKPGGKPEMGDASVVQRYDRPLPKVRTSKADPGQSGSRQLPSGALNVQHIQEIIQLYQGKSSTHNGPMSVDDIASKFRVEASVVRNIVQFVSLPQDETAQKKEDF from the exons ATGGGCCAGGCTCTGCGCCGCGCCTCGGGCCGCGTGAGGCCCCCTACTCCGGCGCCCTCGCCCCCGGcgaggccccctcccccgcctccgccgcgggcgccgccggcggccgcgggcggcgcgccCACCAATGGCG ATGTCACAGAGCCAACAAAAAATGCCCATGGTGTAGTTGAGGAGCGTGATCCAAGTTACGAGGAGATGCTTAAGCACATGGTTGGGAGAATCACTACTAAGCCTGGAGGAAAACCAGAAATGGGTGAC GCTTCCGTCGTACAACGGTATGACAGGCCTCTCCCAAAGGTCAGAACATCAAAGGCTGACCCTGGGCAAAGCGGGAGCAGGCAGCTACCATCAGGAGCCCTGAACGTCCAGCACATCCAGGAGATCATCCAGCTGTACCAGGGCAAGTCCAGCACCCACAATGGTCCCATGAGCGTGGACGACATCGCCTCGAAGTTCAGGGTGGAAGCCTCCGTCGTCCGGAACATCGTGCAGTTTGTCTCGTTGCCCCAGGACGAAACCGCCCAGAAGAAAGAGGACTTCTGA
- the LOC120699687 gene encoding leiomodin-2-like isoform X2: MGQALRRASGRVRPPTPAPSPPARPPPPPPPRAPPAAAGGAPTNGEPTKNAHGVVEERDPSYEEMLKHMVGRITTKPGGKPEMGDASVVQRYDRPLPKVRTSKADPGQSGSRQLPSGALNVQHIQEIIQLYQGKSSTHNGPMSVDDIASKFRVEASVVRNIVQFVSLPQDETAQKKEDF, from the exons ATGGGCCAGGCTCTGCGCCGCGCCTCGGGCCGCGTGAGGCCCCCTACTCCGGCGCCCTCGCCCCCGGcgaggccccctcccccgcctccgccgcgggcgccgccggcggccgcgggcggcgcgccCACCAATGGCG AGCCAACAAAAAATGCCCATGGTGTAGTTGAGGAGCGTGATCCAAGTTACGAGGAGATGCTTAAGCACATGGTTGGGAGAATCACTACTAAGCCTGGAGGAAAACCAGAAATGGGTGAC GCTTCCGTCGTACAACGGTATGACAGGCCTCTCCCAAAGGTCAGAACATCAAAGGCTGACCCTGGGCAAAGCGGGAGCAGGCAGCTACCATCAGGAGCCCTGAACGTCCAGCACATCCAGGAGATCATCCAGCTGTACCAGGGCAAGTCCAGCACCCACAATGGTCCCATGAGCGTGGACGACATCGCCTCGAAGTTCAGGGTGGAAGCCTCCGTCGTCCGGAACATCGTGCAGTTTGTCTCGTTGCCCCAGGACGAAACCGCCCAGAAGAAAGAGGACTTCTGA
- the LOC120701058 gene encoding uncharacterized protein LOC120701058, with amino-acid sequence MAFIAAAASAARSIAGAGAGVAAARHVASATGRFSTRFPRRGVAAGTALPAARTRPLPSHAAAAAVATPPPATRLLRRSLATTPDDDYYYHGSMNYVPLCWVDPEAPIDPATYFNYGEEHLASEEAMWGMYERWCAFHGVERGRDGMLRRFGGFKVKARSIHEFNKSGASYTKQLTKWADHTAEERAEYFRRRFPPWQVAGEDLADVRH; translated from the exons ATGGCATtcatcgctgccgccgccagcgcgGCCCGTTcgatcgccggcgccggcgccggcgtagcCGCTGCCCGTCACGTCGCTTCGGCCACCGGCCGCTTCAGTACCCGCTTTCCTCGGCGTGGGGTCGCGGCCGGCACCGCCCTCCCCGCTGCCCGGACACGCCCGCTGCCgtcgcacgccgccgctgccgccgtggccacgccacCACCAGCCACCCGCCTTCTTCGGCGCAGCCTGGCGACGACCCCCGACGACGACTACTACTACCACGGATCCATGAATTACGTGCCCCTTTGCTGGGTTGACCCCGAAGCCCCAA TCGACCCAGCCACCTACTTCAACTACGGCGAGGAGCACCTCGCGTCGGAGGAGGCCATGTGGGGGATGTACGAGCGGTGGTGCGCCTTCCACGGCGTCGAGCGCGGCCGCGACGGCATGCTCCGGCGGTTCGGGGGCTTCAAGGTCAAGGCGCGCAGCATCCACGAGTTCAACAAGTCCGGCGCGTCCTACACCAAGCAGCTCACCAAGTGGGCGGATCACACGGCGGAGGAGCGCGCGGAGTATTTCCGTCGTCGCTTCCCGCCATGGCAGGTAGCTGGAGAGGATCTGGCAGATGTTCGTCACTAA